The following DNA comes from Spirulina major PCC 6313.
GACCATCGTTAGACACAGCTAACATCTCTGCTCCGGCGAGGTCGGTGAGGGTAAACACCACTTCTCCCCGAATCTCTGTATTTTGTGCGATATTTTGTGCGATATTTTGTGCGATCGCCGGGGAGATTTCCAGACTCAATGGGAGTAACGCCAGGGTAGACAATAAAACGGATTGAACCCCAATTTTTAGCTTGGACTGCACACCTGTTTTCGAGCAATGCTTCACACCAAAATCATTCCAGTTCATGGCTTTTACCGATCTGAGACAAGGTCACAGTCCTAACCCTACAATGTCAACAAATCGCTTGGGTTAACAAGAGAATAAATGAACTTTAACGCTTAGATCTTGCCGCCGAATGACTCATCGCAGCGCGATCAATGCGCTCAATCTTGAGTCTGCTGATCTTGCTGATATTGGGCAAACAATGCCGGATAAATCACCACAAAAAACACCATCCAAGTCACCATCGGCACCGCCACCAACCCCGTCACCCAGACCCGATGGAACAGCAGCCAACTGCCGCCAATACTGCCAAATCCTGTCAGTAAAATTGACCAGGGTTGACACCACCAGGGTTTGAGTTGCCACACCGTGACGGGAGCGGATGGGGATTTTAATTCAGAGGGTTGGGTCATCGCGTTTAATCACGTTGAGGTTAATCGGCTTCAATCCGTTGTACCCACAGGCTAAAGTTGCCGGGGAAAAAGTGCGGGTTTAAGGCTTGGTCGTATTCAAATTTACTCAGCATCAGTTGACAGGCGATGATGTGGCGGGTGGTGAGGGGTGGCGCATCGCTGAGGGTTTTGGCGCGGAAAACGGCTTTGAACTGGTCAAAGGGGAGTTCGACGGTGAGCCATTGACCGGCGGCAGTGTCGAAGGAGGTGGCGTAAGCGATGCCGTCCCAACTGGATTGATCGCGGAGGAAAAATTTGTAGCGTTGACCGTCGCCTTTGATGCGTAACCGGATGCCGCTGTAGGCGCTGAGGTCGCGGGGGGGGTCAAAGTCGCGCGATCGCACCGACACAAACCCCCCGGAGCGATCCGTGGAGGTATAGCCCGTAAACAAGGCTCCGTCGGCTTGTTTTTCAATACGGCTAGCACTAACCCCTCCCATCACCCCATCATCAATACTGCGCCATTGGTGATGCAGTTCGGTGAGGGATAGGGTTTGAAAATCAAATAAAATCATCCGAGGTTGTGAAAATGAGCGACAGGTTGAGAAGCGTTCCGGCATGATCTAGATCGCGCTGGGCAGCCCCTAATCAAAGGGTAGGATAATTTCAAACTCGGTGCGATCGCCCGGTGTGGAGGTAAACAAAAACTCGCCGCCATGCTTTGCGGTGATGATTTGATAACTGAGGGACAAACTGGTTTCCTTTTCTGTCCGGCGTTGGATCGTGAAGGATTCCCGCAGTTTTTCCTGTTCATCGGCGCTCATTCCCGGCCCATTGTCCGCAATCCGAATCGACACCCAGCGGCCCGGTCGCTTCAGGTCAGGGCGATCGCGCTGGGATTGAATCGCCGTCACAATCTCGATCGTGGGGGGAATGATGTCGGGTTCCGTACCGTCCGGTCGGGGCGATCGCACCTGATTCGTGACGGCAGGTTCTAGGAGTGAATCCACCGCCGTGATCAAAATATTCATCAACACCTGAGTCAAATGCCCCACGTAGCAGGTGATCGGCGGCAATTGACAATAGGACTTTTTGATCGCAATTTCGCTGGAAAGGCGACTTTTCAGCAGCAGCAAAATCCCATCTAACACCGTATGGAGATCCGCCGGTTTGGGGTAAACATCATCCACATGACAGAAATTCTGCAAACTCATCGCCAAGTCCCGCAGGCGTTTCGCGCCGGTGGTGACACTCTCCACGGCTCTGGGCACATCCGCTTGGAGATAGTCCAGTTCAAGGTCTTCAATTAAGGCCTGGAGCGGAGCCGGGGGATTGGGAATATGGGTTTGGTAGGCGGCGATCAGTTGGAGCAGATCTTGGCTGTATCGGTCGATGTGGGTGAGGTTGCCCCAAATGAAGCCGACGGGATCAAGAATTTCATGGGCAATGCCATCGACGAGGCGACCCAAGCTCGCCATCCGTTCGCTTTGGATCATCTGAGCTTGGGTGCGTTCGTAGCGCACTTGGGTTTCAATGCCCCGCAGTTGCCAAGCGGTGAGGCTGAGTTGACCAAAATCAAGCACACGATAGTCTGCCGGGGCAACACAGACGATCACCGGCTCGCTGGCGAATTGGGGCGATCGCTTCAAGGCCCGTTGCAACGCCGTCAAGATCGGTGTCTTAGCGGAGAGCACGAGCAGGTCGTTGTGGTTGTAGCGAAAAAAGACCCGCAGTGGATTGTCCAGAAATAAATCCAACCCCTGGGGGAGGAGAAGATATTCCAAAAACTGTCGCCGGGAAATCATGCCGATAAACGACTGATTTTCCGTGAGAATTACACCCGGCAAGAGCGGATCACTATCAAAGACATCAGCGAGTTCGACCCCAAGGCGGCTATTTTCAAAGGACAGGTCATAGAGTTGCAGACTGTCAAGATTAGATTCGAGGTGAATATCATTGAAAAACATCGGAACTCGATGGGAAATGAGCGGGAAAGCACATTGGGATGGGACAGGCTCAGAATGTGGTGGAAATGGCGATCACAGGGCAGGTGGGAATACATTGCTCGCACAGGACACAGCGCGATCGCGTGAATTGCAACTGAAAGGTTTGGGGGTGCAAACTGAGGGCCTCGGTGGGACAAACCCCGGTACAAAGACCGCAATCCACACAAATCGTCTCGTCAATCACAATTTCGCGGCTGGTGACCGATACCGTGATGTCGTGCGATCGCATCCAATCAATCGAAGCGTCAATCTCATCAATATCCCCTAGTAACTCCACAATCAATTTACCCACCTGATTGGGAGCCACTTGGGCCCGGATAATATTGGCAGCCACGTTAAAGTCTTTCGCCAGTCGGTACGTGACAGGCATATGGACAGTGCGGCGGGGAAAGGTCAATGTGACTCGTTTTTTCATGGCGACCCCCTCGATATGATCATCAACACCCCTGCCTTGTACAGGTTACATTATGAGGAAACCGGAACAGTCTAAATCGAAACGGGTATGACAGAGAATCTCACGACACCGAACCGCGTTCGTAACATTTTAATTGCTGCTGTGGCGATCCTCCTCAGCGCGGCGCTCTTCTTTTCGCTCCAACAGGAAACCAGTACCGGGAATCTTGATCAACAGGCCGAACAAGCGATCCCCCTCACGGTGGCGCTCACCAATGGCAAGCCAACGCTGATCGAGTTTTACGCCAATTGGTGTACCAGTTGCCAAGCGATGGCGGGTGACCTGGCGACGGTGAAGGCGGAGTATGGCGATCGCATCAACTTCGTCATGCTCAACGTTGATAATTCCAAATGGCTCCCGGAACTGCTGCAATACGACGTAGACGGGATTCCCCAGTTTGTCTATCTTGACGCAACGGGAGAGGCGATCGCCCAAACCATCGGCGAACAACCCCTCACCATCCTCGCAGCCGACATGAACGCCCTCGCCCTCGCCCAACCCCTCCCCTACGCCAACACCACCGGCCGCACCTCCCGCGTTGATCCCAACCTCACCGCCCCACCTCCCCCCGCCGGGAGTGATCCCCGCAGCCACGGGGCCCAAGCCGCTCCCACGCGCTAACCCGCCGCCCGTCTCGATCCAGCACGGACAGTGAAGCCCGCCAGACCCCACTGTTGTCAGACCGAGAGTGCGTCTCCTATGATGGAAACCAGAAGTATCTGTCGTTGGCAGGTGCTTCACCCCTGTCAAGATTTGCAATATCTTTGCAGAAGTGGGTCTGGCCCGCTTTTTTTATTGGTGATTTTCTCATGGCTCATCCCCTGATCCCCCAACTTTTAGAATTAGCCGCTCCCATTGCTGAGCAACTCGGCCTAGAAGTCGTCGGCGCAGTGTTTCAAACGAGTAAAAGCCCCCCGGTGCTCCGGATCGATATCCGCAACCTCACCGGGGATACCGGCTTGAACGACTGTGAACAGATGAGTCGCTTGTTTGAAGCTCAACTCGATGCAACAGACCTGATTCCGGGGGCCTATGTCCTAGAACTGTCGAGTCCGGGGGTATCGCGCCAACTGACAACGGATCGAGAATTTACAGCGTTTCAGGGGTTTGCTGTGGTTGTTAAAACCTACGCCCCCTATGACGGAAAAAAGCAATGGCCCGGCCGTCTCCAACGTCGAGATTCGGAGCATCTCTATCTCAGTCAAAAAGGTAAAACGATCGCCATTCCTCGGCAAGCGATCGCCACCGTCCAACTCGATGACCACGCCGATGCGATCTAATTGGAGCCTAAAATTCCCCTATGTCCTTAGTTAATTTACCCGGTCTACGTCAGATGATCACTGAGATCAGTAATCAGCATCGTCTGCCTGAAGATTCCGTCAAAGAAGCCCTCCGTGAAGCCCTCCTCAAAGGTTACGAACGCTATCGCCGCTCCCAATTGATGGACAAAAAAACAGTCCAATTTGGCGAAGACTACTTTGAAAACTTTGAAGTAGAACTCGATGTGGATGAAGAAGGCTTTCGGGTGCTTTCCACCAAAATTATTGTCGAAGACCTTGAAGACACCGACCACCATATCTCCCTTCAAGAAGTCCAAGAAGTGACCTCGGAAGCGCAGATTGGTGATTCTGTGGTTTTAGATGTCACCCCCGAAAAACAAGACTTTGGGCGGATGGCCGCCATTCAAACCAAGCAAGTCCTGCTCCAAAAACTGCGAGATCAGCAGCGCAAACTGATCCAAGATGAATTTAAAGATATTGAAGATCAAGTCATCCCGGCCAAAGTACTGCGCTTTGAACGGCAATCCGTCATCATGGCCGTCAACAGTGAAGCAGGGGAAGTGGAGGCCGAACTCCCGAAGCGGGAACAACTCCCCAACGACACCTATCGGGTCAATGCCACCTTTAAGGTTTATTTGAAAAAAGTGCGTGAGGGGGTGCATCGGGGCCCGCAGTTGATTGTGTCACGGGCGGCGGCGGGCCTCGTGGTGGAACTGTTTGCCACGGAAGTCCCGGAAATTGAAGAAGAAATTGTGCGGATTGTGGCGGTGGCGAGGGAAGCGAATCCCCCCTCACGCTATGTGGGGCCGCGCACCAAAATTTCCGTGGATACCCTGGAGCGGGATGTGGACCCGGTGGGGGCTTGTATCGGGGCGCGGGGATCGCGGATTCAAGCGGTGGTGAATGAGTTGCGGGGGGAAAAAATCGACGCGATTCGCTGGTCGCCTGATCCGGCCACTTATATTGCCAATGCCCTCAGCCCGGCTAAAGTTGATGAAGTCTTGCTTGTGGATGCCGAAGAGCGGCAGGCGTTGGTGTTGGTGCCGGAAAATCAGCTTAGTTTAGCGATCGGGAAAGAGGGGCAAAATGTCCGTTTAGCCGCTCGCCTGACGGGGTGGAAAATTGACATCAAGGATACGGCTCGCTATCGTGCGGAGTTTGAGCATCGGGCCGGTGCTGGGGTGGGTGTTGGCGAAGAGGAATAGGGGCGCGATCGCGTCGTCTGTCGGTCGCGGTGAGGGTCTCTACCCACGGATCGGTTGAGTTCAGAGTTGAGGAGGAAAACGGTTTGCATCAAAATTATCGACGGTGTTTAGCCTGCCGCACCTGTGGGCCGAAAGTGATTTTTTGGCGAATTGTCCGCCTCCATCCCACTCGGACGGTACAATTAGACGAAGGGATGGGGCGTTCTGCGTACCTCTGTCCGACGGCGGATTGCTTGCAAGGTGCTCAAAAAAAGAATCGCTTGGGGCGATCGCTTAAAACCAATATTCCCGACGCTATCTATGATGCGCTTTGGGAGCGACTGAATCAGTCGTCCTCATTGGCGGACTGTCCGACTGTCAAGAATCCACAGAACTGACTAGGATAGAACTAAGACTTTCATTGCACTGTAGGAATGCAGACAGTGAGACCAGACAAACCTCCAACCCGAACCACAGCAGACCATTCAATCACCAAACACCAGCACAATACTCACCTTTTTGAAAACACACACGGGGCATAGTGGATGAACAACGGAAAAACGAGAATTTACGAACTATCCAAAGAGTTAAATTTGGAAAACAAAGACATCATCACCATTTGTGAAACTCTGAAGATTGCGGTCAAAAGCCACAGCAGCACAATCACCGAAGAAGAGGTGACTCAGATTCGGGCGGCGGCCCAGAGCTATCAACCCAACCCTCAAGACCAAGGGGCGATCGCAACCCCAGCCATCAAAAAAGCTGAACGCGGCCCCCGCAAACCACAAATTCGGGGCATTGTCCGTCATCAATCTGAGTCTGGCACCCTCAACAAACCCAAGACTCCCCCCGAAGCCACCCCAGATGACTCCGAAGCCGGGAGTGATGCTCGACTCATTTCGCCACCCAGCCGTCCCAGCAAACCGGCCAGTGGCAAAACCGCGCCCTCTCCCCGACGACCCGATAGAGGCGACAAAGGCGACAGTCCTAGCCCCTCCGGCGGCAAACCCAAAAACCCCGCCCCACCCCCGGAACGTCCATCAGAACGCATGGCCAGTCGGGACAACGCCCCTAGTAACGATGACGACAGTTCCCTCGAACTGCTCTCACCCCCGGCGCGGCCCAGGAAGCAGAAAGCAGCGCGAACCACAGGCAATGAACTCCCAAGCGCCAGTTCTCCAGCCAAACCGGTCAAACCCAAATTACCCCAACGGGATCGGCGCAGTTCCCCGGCTGCCTCAGAAACAGCCCCCGCTGCTGCCGCGCCGCGTCCGAAAAAACCCGATGTGGTGCAACTGGTTAAGCCCAAGGCGAAGCCGGAGTCCGTCGATCTAGACGATCAGGATGATGACACCATCACCCCCGACGATGCACCGCAGAAAACGCTCCTCGCGCCGCCCGAACGCCCCCAACCCAAACCCAAGCGGCCTAGCACCCGCAAAGGCAAAGATTGGGACGAAGAGGACGATGATGCCGATAAAGCGAAACTTGGTAAGGCCGCGAAGACCAAAACCGGCACCAAAGGGAAGCGGAAACCCCTCCTGATCGAGGATGACGATGATGAATTTGATCTCGATCAACAGGGTGAAGACGATACCTCAACGGCGGTGAGTATCTCCATTGCCCGGCCACCGAAGCCCAACCAGTCCAAATCCAACACGCCGCAAATTATGCCCAAGGGGCGTAAACCCAGCCGGCCGACGAAGGATCGCTCTGAATCCAACAATCGCAATGCTGCCCGCGAGCAACAAAAAGCGGCGGCGAAGCCACCGGAAGTGGTGACCCTGACCGGCAGCATGAGCATGCGGGAACTGTCTGAACTGATCAAGATTCCAGAAACGGAAATCATTCGGGATCTCTTTACGAAAGGAATTGCGATTAACATCACCCAAACCCTGGATCTAGAAACCTCCACCAAGGTGATCCAAGAGTTGGGGATTGAAGTGGAAACCCCTGAGGCGAAATCGGCAGCCACCAAGAGCGAAATGCTCGATCTCGATGATCTCGAAAACCTGCAAACTCGTCCTCCGGTGGTGACGATCATGGGTCACGTTGACCATGGGAAAACGACACTCCTCGACTCGATCCGCAAAACAAAAGTGGCTCAAGGCGAGGCCGGTGGCATCACCCAGCATATTGGTGCGTATCACGTTGATGTGGAGCACAATGGCAAGGTGCAGCAGGTGGTGTTCCTCGATACACCGGGTCACGAAGCCTTTACGGCGATGCGGGCCCGGGGAACGAAAGTCACCGATATCGCGATTTTGGTGGTGGCGGCCGATGATGGCGTGCAACCCCAAACCCGTGAGGCGATTAGCCATGCGAAGGCGGCGGGTGTGCCGTTGATCGTGGCGATTAACAAGGTGGATAAGCCGGATTCAGAACCCGATCGCATTAAACAGGAACTGACCGAACAGGGGTTAGTGCCGGAAGAGTGGGGCGGTGAAACGATTATGGTTCCCGTCAGTGCGATCAAGGGGGATAACCTCGATACCCTGCTGGAGATGATCCTGCTGGTGTCGGAAATGGAAGAACTGTCGGCGAATCCGGATCGACCGGCTCGCGGTACGGTGATCGAAGCGCACCTCGATAAGTCGCGGGGGCCGGTGGCGACGCTACTGATTCAGAATGGGACGCTGCGCGTTGGCGATAGTGTGGTGGCAGGGGCAACCCTGGGTAAAATCCGCGCTATGGTGGACGATCGCGGCGATCGCGTCGAATCGGCCACGCCATCCTTTGCGGTGGAAGTTCTGGGGATGAACGATGTGCCCTCAGCCGGGGATGAGTTCAGCATCTTCGCCAGTGAAAAAGAAGCGCGGGCGGTGGCCGATGAACGGGCCGCCGAACGACGGGAAAATCGTCTCCAGCAGGCGATGTCCCGCCGCGTGACCTTGAGCAGCTTGTCTGCTCAGGCCCAAGAGGGTGAGTTGAAAGAACTCAACCTGATTCTGAAAGCGGATGTCCAAGGGTCGGTGGAGGCGATCGCGGCCTCCCTCGAAAAACTGCCCCAAGGTGAAGTCCAAATCCGGATGCTCTTAGCGGCTCCGGGTGAGATTAGCGAGACGGATGTGGATCTCGCGGCGGCCTCTGGCGCGGTGATCATCGGGTTTAATACTGACCTGGCATCGGGCGCGGCCAGTGCTGCGGATCGTGAAGGGGTGGATATTCGTGAGTACACGATTATCTACAACCTCTTGGATGATGTGCAAGCGGCGATGGAAGGTCTCCTCGAACCGGAAGAAGTGGAAGAATACCTCGGTACGGTGGAAGTTCGTGCGGTCTTCCCGGTGGGTAAAGGATCAGTGGCGGGGTGCTATGTGCTCTCCGGTAAGGTGATTCGGAACCGTCGGATGCGGGTGATGCGGGGTGACCAAGTCATCCACGATGGCATCATGGATTCGCTGAAACGGATCAAAGAGGATGTGCGTGAGGTGAATGCAGGTTACGAATGCGGGATCGGCTCGGATAAGTTTAACGACTGGCAAGAGGGCGATCGCATCGAAGCGTACCAAATGATCATGAAACGCCGTACCCTCTCCATGGTCTAATGCCCATTGCGATCGCGTTCTTGTCGGAGCGCGATCGCTCATTTTTTAGATTGCACCATGACTTCTTTTCGTTCCGACCCGTACCTGTGGCTCCACCTCTCGGGCCTTGCGGCTGTGCCCCTCTGGCTCTTCGTCGCTTGGTTAGGCATTGCCGCCGGCTACCCCATTGCCCCGACGCTGCTCGAAATGATTCTGCTCGTCAGTGTGGGCATCGTGCCGATTCTCGTGATGCAATGGAAACGCCCCTTTTCCCCCTTTGGCCTGTTGTTGTTGTCCCTGCAACCGAGTCAACTCAGCCTGGAGCAGCGCAAAATGTTGCAGCGCCTCCAGAGCAATCGCACCCACATTTTGACCGGCTTGGGCGTGATTCCGATGATTTGGGTGATCGGTCAACTCTATGCCCTCGCTCCCTTGGCCCAAAGTGCGACCCCGATTCCCAACCATGTTTTAGGGCTGGGCGTTGCAGCGATCGCCCTCCTCGCCGCTAATCTGTTCTGGCAAGTACCCCTCAGTGTGGTGGGGGTCCTACTCACTCGCCCGTCCCAATTTGACGCGACCGAACCCTATCCCGTCGCCGCAATTTCTGCCGCCTTCACCAGCCCAGGTTTTCCCGTCCAAAAGATCTTACCGGTCGTCTCGTCGGCCAGTCCTGCCGTTGCTCCCCCTCCTGCCCCCGTCTCGACAGCACCAGAGCCTGAGGAATCAGAGACTGATGCGATCGCTATCCCAACCCCTGACGATTCACCAGACCCGTCAGAACCACCCTTAGCATCCGTCAAGACCGCCGTTGAAGCCTCGGCATCTGTTGAACCAGCCGCTGCCGTTGCGGAAACAGCAGAGCTTCCCGCCGAAGCAGAACCCACCACCGCAGAGGAAGCATCGGTAACAGACGCAGAGTCAGCAACTGCCGCAACCACCCCCACCGCAGACGAATCCGCAACGGATGAGATGACATGACGGGATCACCCGATTGTGATCATGATCCGTTTTGTGTTCCTTGCATCATAATGAAGCTCTAGACTACAGTATGGTTGATGAGAAAGTGTAAACCTTTGTAACCTTCGGAGGTGCAAATGTCGAGTTCTACGGTTCCATCTGCCGCCTGGGCTAGTGACCAAGATGTCTGGCCTAGCCTCAAACAAGCGATCGCCAACAGTTCAGGTTTTGGCCGGTGGCAAAGCTTAAAACAAGCCAGCGATACCCCCCTCTCGGATAATTTGGACGAGCAAGTCCGTCGCTATTTGCGGGAAACCTTAGCGACCTTAGCCTACTAGTTGATTCATCCTCCTTGATCGGGATCGGGTTCGGGATTTGGTGTGAGGATCGACCCCGATATAGCAACAACCCAGCATCCTGATTGAGTCCTACACATCATGGTAAAAATCATTCACCGTCGCGCCCTACCCCCTCAGTCGGTTTACGACATTGGTGTAGAGCGCGACCATAATTTTCTACTGCCATCGGGGTGGGTCGCGTCCAACTGCTTCAATAAATCCCACTCCACCGCCTACGCCTACGTCACCTATCAAACGGCGTACCTGAAAGCTAACTACCCGATCGAGTACATGGCAGCGTTGTTGACGAGCAACAGCGGCAATAAAGATAAGGTGGAAAGCTACATCAACACCTGTAAGCGGATGGGAATTAACGTCGAGCCGCCGGATATTAACCGCTCCGATGTGGACTTTACCCCTTGTGAAGCGTCGATTCTGTTTGGATTCTCCGCTGTGCCGAGCTTGGGGGATGGCGCGATCGAAAATATTCTCAATGCCCGGTCGGCCGCGGGGGGCGCGTTCCAATCCTTCGCGGACTTTTGTAGTCGGATTGACTCGCGCACCGTGAACCGTCGCACCATTGAAACCCTGATTAAATGTGGCGCATTCCAAGGGTTGAATGACAATCGCAATCAGTTGATCGAAGCGATCGATACGATGCTGGCCTGGGCGCAACAGCAGGCCAAGGATCGCGATAGTGGTCAGATGAGTCTGTTTGGCAGTTTAGACGCGACGACGGCGGCCAGTAATGGCTTTAATGCCGCGCCGACGCTGCCCAATGTGCCCGATTTCCCGTCGGCGGAAAAACTGAAGCTCGAAAAAGAATTACTGGGGTTCTACGTGTCTGAACATCCTCTCGATGCCCTGCGTCCGGCGTTAACGGTGATGGCTCCGATTAACCTGGTGGATTTGGGGAATTATGGCAAACGTCACCGCCTCAGCACGATCGCAGTGGTGAATACAATCCGGGTGATCAACACGAAAAAGGGCGATCGCATGGCCTTCCTTGGCCTTGAAGATCAATCCGGGGAAGCCGAAGGGGTAATTTTCCCCCGTACCTTTGAAACCCTAGAACCGTTGCTCCAAGAGGATGTCCCCTTTATCCTGTGGGGCAAGGCGGATCGGCGCGATGATAAAGTGGCGCAACTGTTGATCGACGATGCCGAACCCGTCGAAGTGGCCCAAATGATCCTCGTGGAATTGACCCCCCAACAAGCCACCGATCCCAAAGCCCAAACCACCCTCCGCAGTATTCTCAATTCCCATAGCGGCGAACAGCAAAAACAACACGCCAAAGTCCCCGTGATTGCGGCGATTGGCGATGGGAGCGATCGCAAATTTGTCCGCCTCCCGCAACAACTTTGGTCCCAAAACTATAACAGCGTCGTCGCCGACCTCCAAAAGAACCACTACAGCGCCCAAGCTCAACCCCTAATGCCGCACCGCTCACCCTAACTGGCTGAAATCTATGACGTTACATCAGATTAAAGACCTTGCCCAAACCCTGGCCCCGCGTCTGATTGAAATCCGCCGCCACCTCCACGCCCATCCGGAACTCAGCGGCCAAGAATATCAAACTGCGGCCTATGTGGCGGGGGTGTTGTCCTCGTCGGGCTTGCAAGTGGAAGAAGCTGTGGGCAAAACCGGCGTGGTGGGTCACTTAACCGGCCAGAATAGCGACTCGCGGGTGTTGGCGATTCGGACGGATATGGATGCCCTGCCGATCGCCGAGCGGACAAATCTTGAGTTTGCCTCGCGCCATCCAGGGGTGATGCACGCCTGTGGCCATGATGTGCATACGACGGTGGGCCTAGGGGCTGCGATGGTGTTGGCCCAACTCCAGGACAAGCTACCGGGGACGGTGCGGTTTTTGTTTCAACCAGCGGAGGAAATCGCCCAAGGTGCAGGCTGGATGGTGCGGGATGGGGCGATGCGGGATGTGACCCATATTCTGGGGATGCATGTGTTTCCGTCGATTCCGGCGCGATCGCTCGGTGTCCGTTACGGGGCATTAACTGCTGCCGCCGATGATCTGGAAATTTTTATCCAAGGGGAATCGGGCCATGGTGCGCGTCCCCACGAAGCCAAGGATGCGATCTGGATTGCCGCTCAGGTGATCACCACCC
Coding sequences within:
- a CDS encoding YlxR family protein; translation: MHQNYRRCLACRTCGPKVIFWRIVRLHPTRTVQLDEGMGRSAYLCPTADCLQGAQKKNRLGRSLKTNIPDAIYDALWERLNQSSSLADCPTVKNPQN
- a CDS encoding thioredoxin family protein, producing MTENLTTPNRVRNILIAAVAILLSAALFFSLQQETSTGNLDQQAEQAIPLTVALTNGKPTLIEFYANWCTSCQAMAGDLATVKAEYGDRINFVMLNVDNSKWLPELLQYDVDGIPQFVYLDATGEAIAQTIGEQPLTILAADMNALALAQPLPYANTTGRTSRVDPNLTAPPPPAGSDPRSHGAQAAPTR
- a CDS encoding sensor histidine kinase — translated: MFFNDIHLESNLDSLQLYDLSFENSRLGVELADVFDSDPLLPGVILTENQSFIGMISRRQFLEYLLLPQGLDLFLDNPLRVFFRYNHNDLLVLSAKTPILTALQRALKRSPQFASEPVIVCVAPADYRVLDFGQLSLTAWQLRGIETQVRYERTQAQMIQSERMASLGRLVDGIAHEILDPVGFIWGNLTHIDRYSQDLLQLIAAYQTHIPNPPAPLQALIEDLELDYLQADVPRAVESVTTGAKRLRDLAMSLQNFCHVDDVYPKPADLHTVLDGILLLLKSRLSSEIAIKKSYCQLPPITCYVGHLTQVLMNILITAVDSLLEPAVTNQVRSPRPDGTEPDIIPPTIEIVTAIQSQRDRPDLKRPGRWVSIRIADNGPGMSADEQEKLRESFTIQRRTEKETSLSLSYQIITAKHGGEFLFTSTPGDRTEFEIILPFD
- the rimP gene encoding ribosome maturation factor RimP — translated: MAHPLIPQLLELAAPIAEQLGLEVVGAVFQTSKSPPVLRIDIRNLTGDTGLNDCEQMSRLFEAQLDATDLIPGAYVLELSSPGVSRQLTTDREFTAFQGFAVVVKTYAPYDGKKQWPGRLQRRDSEHLYLSQKGKTIAIPRQAIATVQLDDHADAI
- the nusA gene encoding transcription termination factor NusA yields the protein MSLVNLPGLRQMITEISNQHRLPEDSVKEALREALLKGYERYRRSQLMDKKTVQFGEDYFENFEVELDVDEEGFRVLSTKIIVEDLEDTDHHISLQEVQEVTSEAQIGDSVVLDVTPEKQDFGRMAAIQTKQVLLQKLRDQQRKLIQDEFKDIEDQVIPAKVLRFERQSVIMAVNSEAGEVEAELPKREQLPNDTYRVNATFKVYLKKVREGVHRGPQLIVSRAAAGLVVELFATEVPEIEEEIVRIVAVAREANPPSRYVGPRTKISVDTLERDVDPVGACIGARGSRIQAVVNELRGEKIDAIRWSPDPATYIANALSPAKVDEVLLVDAEERQALVLVPENQLSLAIGKEGQNVRLAARLTGWKIDIKDTARYRAEFEHRAGAGVGVGEEE
- a CDS encoding low-complexity tail membrane protein; its protein translation is MTSFRSDPYLWLHLSGLAAVPLWLFVAWLGIAAGYPIAPTLLEMILLVSVGIVPILVMQWKRPFSPFGLLLLSLQPSQLSLEQRKMLQRLQSNRTHILTGLGVIPMIWVIGQLYALAPLAQSATPIPNHVLGLGVAAIALLAANLFWQVPLSVVGVLLTRPSQFDATEPYPVAAISAAFTSPGFPVQKILPVVSSASPAVAPPPAPVSTAPEPEESETDAIAIPTPDDSPDPSEPPLASVKTAVEASASVEPAAAVAETAELPAEAEPTTAEEASVTDAESATAATTPTADESATDEMT
- a CDS encoding CIA30 family protein, with protein sequence MILFDFQTLSLTELHHQWRSIDDGVMGGVSASRIEKQADGALFTGYTSTDRSGGFVSVRSRDFDPPRDLSAYSGIRLRIKGDGQRYKFFLRDQSSWDGIAYATSFDTAAGQWLTVELPFDQFKAVFRAKTLSDAPPLTTRHIIACQLMLSKFEYDQALNPHFFPGNFSLWVQRIEAD
- a CDS encoding DUF6737 family protein gives rise to the protein MTQPSELKSPSAPVTVWQLKPWWCQPWSILLTGFGSIGGSWLLFHRVWVTGLVAVPMVTWMVFFVVIYPALFAQYQQDQQTQD
- a CDS encoding NIL domain-containing protein, which encodes MKKRVTLTFPRRTVHMPVTYRLAKDFNVAANIIRAQVAPNQVGKLIVELLGDIDEIDASIDWMRSHDITVSVTSREIVIDETICVDCGLCTGVCPTEALSLHPQTFQLQFTRSRCVLCEQCIPTCPVIAISTTF
- the infB gene encoding translation initiation factor IF-2, which translates into the protein MNNGKTRIYELSKELNLENKDIITICETLKIAVKSHSSTITEEEVTQIRAAAQSYQPNPQDQGAIATPAIKKAERGPRKPQIRGIVRHQSESGTLNKPKTPPEATPDDSEAGSDARLISPPSRPSKPASGKTAPSPRRPDRGDKGDSPSPSGGKPKNPAPPPERPSERMASRDNAPSNDDDSSLELLSPPARPRKQKAARTTGNELPSASSPAKPVKPKLPQRDRRSSPAASETAPAAAAPRPKKPDVVQLVKPKAKPESVDLDDQDDDTITPDDAPQKTLLAPPERPQPKPKRPSTRKGKDWDEEDDDADKAKLGKAAKTKTGTKGKRKPLLIEDDDDEFDLDQQGEDDTSTAVSISIARPPKPNQSKSNTPQIMPKGRKPSRPTKDRSESNNRNAAREQQKAAAKPPEVVTLTGSMSMRELSELIKIPETEIIRDLFTKGIAINITQTLDLETSTKVIQELGIEVETPEAKSAATKSEMLDLDDLENLQTRPPVVTIMGHVDHGKTTLLDSIRKTKVAQGEAGGITQHIGAYHVDVEHNGKVQQVVFLDTPGHEAFTAMRARGTKVTDIAILVVAADDGVQPQTREAISHAKAAGVPLIVAINKVDKPDSEPDRIKQELTEQGLVPEEWGGETIMVPVSAIKGDNLDTLLEMILLVSEMEELSANPDRPARGTVIEAHLDKSRGPVATLLIQNGTLRVGDSVVAGATLGKIRAMVDDRGDRVESATPSFAVEVLGMNDVPSAGDEFSIFASEKEARAVADERAAERRENRLQQAMSRRVTLSSLSAQAQEGELKELNLILKADVQGSVEAIAASLEKLPQGEVQIRMLLAAPGEISETDVDLAAASGAVIIGFNTDLASGAASAADREGVDIREYTIIYNLLDDVQAAMEGLLEPEEVEEYLGTVEVRAVFPVGKGSVAGCYVLSGKVIRNRRMRVMRGDQVIHDGIMDSLKRIKEDVREVNAGYECGIGSDKFNDWQEGDRIEAYQMIMKRRTLSMV